TTCGATGTTTGGTTCTTCAGCTGCAAGACTGTCGCGGGCCTCGTGGAGGATTGTTAGGGCCTCGTCGAGGGCTTTGACGAGCGCATCGGCGTTGCTTTCGCACATGGCGCGCACGAGTGCTGGGTCGGTGCCTGCAACGCGGGTGGAGTCGCGGTAGCTACCAGCTGCTAAGGAGAGGGAGAGCGCGCCGCCGTTGTCGCCGACGATGGCGAGTGTTTCAGCCAGGATGTGTGTTAAATGAGACACGCGTGCTGCTGCTGCATCGTGTGGGCCGACGCGGGATGGAACAACTTCAGCGCCCACGGCGAGTGCCATTTGGACGACGTCTTTCCAGATGCTGATCCAGGTGGAGTTGATGTCGGTGCCGTCGAAAAGCTGGTCGAAGGTGACCACCCATACAGCTCGTTTGAACAGTCCGTCCATGGATGCGCCCCAGCCGGAGTTGGCGGTGCCAGCCATGGGGTGGGATCCCACGTAGCGGTGTTGCATGTTGCGGGCTTTTACGGCGTCGTAGACGGCGGTTTTTACGGAGACGACGTCGGTGAAGCCGTTGTTGGGGGCGTGGGTGAGGATGGCGTCGAGAAGCGAATCTATGGCCGTCATGGGCACCGCTAGGACGATGAGTGCGTCTTCGCTGGCTGCACGCTGGAGGGTTGCTTCAAGGTCGGCGGAGACGTCGAATCCTTCATCGACAGCTGATTTAGCGCCGGAGCGTGAGCGGTTGTAGCCGAAGACGGGGTGGTTGGCTGCATGGAGGTCGCGGAGGAGGGATCCGCCGATGAGGCCGAGGCCCAGGATGCATACTGGGCGAGAAATGTCTTTGGTAGTCACCTGACAAGTGTGGCACATACCTACTACGGTTATCTCTATGAACACTGAAGAGGATGGCCTGAGCTTTGCAGTCACGGCTACCTTAGTTGAAGGTAAATGGCAGGTACGAGAGTTTAAGGATGAGTTTTCCAAGCTCTCTACCTCTATTAATGCAGTTCGCTCGTTGCGTAGCGAAGGTCCGGCGTTTGCGCTGTTGTGCGTCGACGATGAATATTTTGTGGTGGTGCGCCCTACCCCAAGTAGGGTATTTGTCTTCTTGTCGGATGCCCCCATGGCGGTCGATGATGATTTCGCTGCCGCCGTAATGGATGAGTTGGACGCGGATATTCCAGATATTGATCCGGATGATTTAGATGACACGGATCCGTGGCCGGAGGGTGATTTCGATATTCTCGCGGATATGGGCCTTTCTGAAGAGGTTCTTTCTGTCATTTGCGATGATTTCGATTTGGATCCATCGGAACAATTGCTTCGTATTGCAGAAGAACTTGGTTTTGATAATGACTTAGCCAAGGTGGTGGGGCTGGACTAGTGGGCGTTTTACCTCAGCAGGCGCGCACCAAAGACGATGAGCGCCGGATGCGCCACGCCCTGGACATTGCCCGCCAAACCCCCGACGGTGACGTCCCCGTTGGGGCCGTAATTTACGCGCCCACAGGCGAGATTCTGGCGAGCGCAACGAATCGTCGAGAAGCAGACCGCGACCCCACAGCCCACGCCGAAATTATTGCTTTACGACGAGCCGCCCGCCGTTTTTCCGACGGCTGGCGGCTGAGCGACTGCACCGCGGTTGTCACCCTAGAACCCTGCAGCATGTGCGCCGGCGCTTTGGTAGGTGCCCGCATCGGAAGGATCGTATTCGGCGCTTTCGAACCCCGAACCGGCGCCTGCGGATCCGTATTTGACGTGGTCAGAGACCCTGCCGTGCTACACAAAGTGGAGGTTAGTGGTGGAATCCTTGAACCCGAGTGTGCTGCCTTGATGACCGAATTTTTCGAACTTCACAGGTAACGGATTTATATCAATTTATCG
Above is a genomic segment from Corynebacterium suranareeae containing:
- a CDS encoding prephenate dehydrogenase translates to MTTKDISRPVCILGLGLIGGSLLRDLHAANHPVFGYNRSRSGAKSAVDEGFDVSADLEATLQRAASEDALIVLAVPMTAIDSLLDAILTHAPNNGFTDVVSVKTAVYDAVKARNMQHRYVGSHPMAGTANSGWGASMDGLFKRAVWVVTFDQLFDGTDINSTWISIWKDVVQMALAVGAEVVPSRVGPHDAAAARVSHLTHILAETLAIVGDNGGALSLSLAAGSYRDSTRVAGTDPALVRAMCESNADALVKALDEALTILHEARDSLAAEEPNIEQLADNGYRSRIRYEARSGQRRAKESVSPTITSSRPVLRLHPGTPNWEKQLIHAETLGARIEVF
- a CDS encoding tRNA adenosine deaminase-associated protein, whose product is MNTEEDGLSFAVTATLVEGKWQVREFKDEFSKLSTSINAVRSLRSEGPAFALLCVDDEYFVVVRPTPSRVFVFLSDAPMAVDDDFAAAVMDELDADIPDIDPDDLDDTDPWPEGDFDILADMGLSEEVLSVICDDFDLDPSEQLLRIAEELGFDNDLAKVVGLD
- the tadA gene encoding tRNA adenosine(34) deaminase TadA, translating into MGVLPQQARTKDDERRMRHALDIARQTPDGDVPVGAVIYAPTGEILASATNRREADRDPTAHAEIIALRRAARRFSDGWRLSDCTAVVTLEPCSMCAGALVGARIGRIVFGAFEPRTGACGSVFDVVRDPAVLHKVEVSGGILEPECAALMTEFFELHR